In Styela clava chromosome 6, kaStyClav1.hap1.2, whole genome shotgun sequence, the genomic window TTTATTAGAAAACGAAAGTAATCATTTTCAAGAAACTTGAAATCTTGAGAGAGCACAACTGAGCAGAAGTTTTCCAGAGCAAATGCATTGCAATGCTCCTTCAAATTTACACAGTTGAACATGCTGGCAATTCTCTGCGTTGAAACGAATGATTCGGATGCCAAGTCATTGGCAAGAAAGACAGCAATTCCATCACACAGGCCTGTGAATATAATTGGGATAATGATATTAAGATACATATTTATATCTGGGCAGGAGGAGagccgataatacggcttaatcTTATGGCAAAACCACGACTACCATCCGGTTACCAATCTGTGTTatttatgggattagttagccaattatttgtttcaatgTATGGACTTGcagaccagtggttacgtgaaccaccctggaGTGGCGAGGAGCCTgacaattctctcgcacatatttATTGCAGAGTGCAATGGCGAGTTTATTCCTAAGCATGCTGACTGCCGAgcctaaataaaataatatctatgagaaaattattcagaaaatgTCATACTGGAGTGCGCTCTCTTACGCTTTTACATTTATTCAGTtccatttataattttatatccaGAAGctatattttatgcaaattatGGATATACTTTGTCACTTTGATGAAAGGTATAAATTAGAATTGCCTATATCCAGGGTTAGGGATAAATTAGTCATAAACCAAATCTTTGTATCTATTTTATATCAGAGCATTTACCGATTACTCTATcagtttattgttttatatacaTAATATGGTTTACCCCCGGGGTGTGTAACCTGTATACAAATGTGTACAAAAAATTGAGTGGCTCGCGCAgaagtgtcaattttgaatggcccaaaaaagttttttatttcagtttaatctggtatgtgcaaGACATTCCGATGGGTGCTAGATAACTTGTGCAAAGCGCACAACACATGttataagatcaataaccaaaaattttgtgtctgcaactaccagaaagtctattttaaataaaggtgcggcgcACGGCTTCACTCAATTATTTGTACCTGGCCCATATTAAAGGAAACACGTCCCTGGATGACATTTGTGGGTAGATTACGCATTAACAGTATCACATAtgacaattgaaaaaaagagtACAAATGTGTGATATGTTGCACTGTAATAATCTGGCTGAAGCTTCacaatcaaaaaatgttttcttACTTTGCAATTGCATCATATGCGCGACGAGCATCAACTCTTGCCGATTTTCATCAGCTACAGATCCTGTTCCAGTGTAAATGAAATCAATGCATTTTCTGACACAAACTGGATTTGATTCCTTCATGTCGACGACGCCAGCCTGACTTTCTTTCGTCTGAGAAGAAGtaaaaattaacttttttagCTTTGAAGTTTTTAAGATTTTCCAACCAGGTACAAAGCCGAAGAGGAAACTTAGATAACTTTTGGAAATGTGGGTTCAAACAATAACCTGATTCTTCTATAATAGAGAGCAGTAGCACTTGCCTCAAACCAGCTCGTCCATGTAGCGCATCATGCTAATCGTTGGGAATACTTTCACCACTGCCCACcgaacctctgattaccctgcgtgggttcgcaagttTGAATCCCGTCTGGGAATAGGTATGTGTGAGGAGATTGCTGGACTAGTTGTCACTCGAGGGCaacggttcccaaactttttcagcttTCGGCACACTAACAACAAGATTGAAAAGTCGCGGCACACTAATTACAAATCAGTTAATACATGCAGAtttatgaaaatgtgaaaaatattttgttgtatcatatatattgtattgcatATGTTGTACTGATATACTGATAGAAAATTTGCATGGCGAAATTTGTGGTAAAATTGAGAACTCTAAATATTTCATGTGAAAATTTATGAAAGTAATATCACTCTAGGAGTCTCTTCAATTTCTTTACTGCTGAAGGTGTGAAAAAGATTGTTTAGTTAAAGACGAGCAAACTTGCATTGTTGGGTTGGGGTCGAAAACCCATAAGCCTtgaatattcagatattagagATGTCCGGTATATTACATCACATATCTGTGGACATACTATACTAAATCTTTATacagggtgacccaaaaaacTGAACCCATACATTATATGTTCCAAATGTAAGCAGCACGTAAGcagaaaatatatacaaattataGTTTTTTTGTTGCTTAATGAAGATAAGTTACAGAAACATGgtttaaaatgatatttcataTTATCTGCGGTTGGACAAAGTTGAATGAGCCAATATGGGCCTACTGTCATATGCTCAgcataaaaatattgtaaataccttataaatattcaaagtaattttaaaatcCTGAAATTGCTGCATTGAATTTTATATGGTGCTTATTCACACCCTTTGCCTCAAAACAAGGCctatacaagcagccactgatatctgacaaaatataaaaaggtaCTTTTGtacggaaaaatattttcgatttggCATTTCCTACTTAATTTATTACCCCAACCCCAAAACTGAGGTGGGGGACTTGAGTCGAGATGTCTAATTTTCAATACAAACACAGCTAATTCTAGGCCGCTAGAGTGGTCTAGCGGCTAGACCATCACGCCAGTCAAAATATCTTATTtcaaatgaattgaaatattcaaatcattttcGCCATTTTTATGTGTAGATAACACTAGGCCGATGTACATATACTTACATCATAAGACAGCATTGCCTTGAAATAATCAGATCCAGCTGAAACTACATTTTTATGAACTGAAATTTCTTCAGATCCAGCTTTTATGAGAAAATCACAAAACATTTTGTTTTCCCTCATTCTGGAAAGACAAACTATTATACAGCGTAGAAGATAAATGGGGGTTAGTCAAGTCCTACCAGTCCAATTTCATGAATAAGAAAACTAGTGAAAATTCAGAGAGGACTAATGTCTTATGTGGCTTATTCAACATTAcggaaataattttaaaaaatgaggAAATGGAACCAACTAATCTGAGACATATTTTCATCGACGTGAAAATGCTACGATGTTAATTGAACATCTAGTATTCACATGCCGGTGTGATTATGGCATGTGTAGTGACGTAAATGGCCGCATGAAGTTAGAGGATTGAGGGATATAGGTTGAATGACAAGAAAATTGAACTATTGTAATAGTAAAATGTTCCGATGAACATCAAACCAACGAGAAATATTAAGTACTAAATGTCTGATTAGTTGATAAATTTGGTTGtatttggacaataaatggcttAGCCAGGGTTgtcaataaaaaataagatcATTTTGTCCAAAGTTGAGCACTTCATTGAAAGATTGGACTATAAATGGTTGTGCCTGAGTTATCATTGAAAAATATGGTCATTTTGTACGAAGTTGAGCATTTTGACGGTAGGACGGCTGCAACTCAATAACCATGAAGAACACTTtcacaaagaaaaattttgaaaacaagcAAATCCAAAATTCTGATGGAAACTAAAAGACATGAAGTTGACTAAGTATTTTCAACAGAAAACTATGGAAGACTGAAATAGGCCAAAATCTTATGGTCAAAATTGATTTTCTGGAAATtgagtcaattttttttctttttaggaATCAAAGTTGTATTTTAAATCACTCATATAAGTTCGAATTTTAGTTTGAATTTTCCCCGACTCCATATCCCTGGTGCCCACCTAGGTCTCTCCCATGGCAGAgtgaaatttccaatttttcacAGTTGATTTGAcct contains:
- the LOC144424249 gene encoding kelch-like protein 2 codes for the protein MQVEKTIPMDKNAHDAELLENLNRMRENKMFCDFLIKAGSEEISVHKNVVSAGSDYFKAMLSYDTKESQAGVVDMKESNPVCVRKCIDFIYTGTGSVADENRQELMLVAHMMQLQSLCDGIAVFLANDLASESFVSTQRIASMFNCVNLKEHCNAFALENFCSVVLSQDFKFLENDYFRFLIKAENVKASTADKCKALIMWTQHEPDNRVKFFEDIFKTFDFSKLSFEYMTYLVEKEANTILHFNL